In Tissierellales bacterium, one DNA window encodes the following:
- a CDS encoding PD-(D/E)XK nuclease family protein: MFTIIKGRGNQNRAAYINDEWNNRNKNEKEFLVLVPEQSTLQTEEQLIKEFDTAGLMLLEVLSFKRLGDRLINENQEIKETNYIDNLGKMMLVRKILENESKDLILFKKAYKKEGFLLETVKLLDELRRNETPVELLEVCIKKLDKDPLTKQKFKDIARIYEVYNTYFETSFNDELDYNRLYIDAIQYSDDLKNKVIWIMDFDGFTALEMKIIEAMANKGVDVKVILDFEEENEIFLNVQNTSQRIVERLSELGIDTQIIENPYVVFQNEELNALEKYYYLPEKRGAMDVETSRTTLWYGKSPYEEVEKLAAKITQYIQSGQYNYRDIGIVTNQMETYLPIIKRTFSEFNIPYFNDEKRKITSNPAIKLIMSSLDICLKNFRYEDVFRYLKTDLLDLDLELMYVFENYALQYGIRGNRWLKPFEYEFNYLESIESLREEIIMPLKELNESIRQSKRVRDQIDSIKLFLNTIDFEKCLENKIEVLYENNWNDYAQEYEQIREIIETVFDQLELLLGEATMSLKELRSLLESGFAEYEIGLIPTTIDEVIVGSIDRIKHRQSKITFLVGTNDGAIPKNFQDSGILLDDEKMILKEAGVPIYSDIATLMREDRMSFYKVLATTSDYLEISYTLSNIDGKAMRESILIPRLKELLVKIPEHTEIQKTERDEYLLEKIAYKNLIKHLRLSVDGIELESKWANIYQKLQESSKFENRPEQIFDALYYDNRQEAINPYQVKKLYPSPIQTSISRIEKFIACPFSHFVRYGLRPKERKEYELKAPEIGEFFHQSIENFSKQIHIKKKKWKDLSNDEIEKTVEEVIDELAPRFSNELLSSSEKNKYALKRLERICKRATHTLVEHVKMGDFEPALFEAIFENILIELPTGEIIELKGRIDRVDVGQDGEQKYVKVIDYKSGHKKFSLSDVYNGLELQLVVYLDQAMEMLKKRGEFLPGGCLYFKIDDPMVENIADDGEIIEKNIMKALKMSGIVLKDLRLVQSMDHTLEEGSKSDIIPVEITKKEDFSKRSSALELDEFEGLIKYTKQKLIESAEKIVCGNMEIEPYKDGDNTPCQYCDYKSICQFDTKFKNAYRKVPKLTDEEILKVIKTSKNEGEC, from the coding sequence ATGTTTACAATAATAAAGGGCAGAGGAAATCAAAATAGAGCTGCATACATAAATGATGAATGGAATAATAGAAATAAAAATGAAAAAGAATTTCTGGTATTAGTACCAGAACAGAGTACACTTCAAACAGAAGAACAATTGATAAAAGAATTTGATACGGCTGGACTTATGCTTTTAGAGGTGCTTAGCTTTAAAAGATTGGGAGATAGGTTAATAAATGAGAATCAAGAAATAAAAGAAACAAATTATATAGATAATCTTGGTAAAATGATGCTCGTGAGAAAGATACTAGAAAATGAGAGCAAAGATCTAATACTATTCAAGAAAGCATACAAAAAAGAAGGCTTTTTACTCGAAACAGTAAAATTATTAGATGAACTTAGAAGAAATGAAACGCCAGTAGAACTACTAGAAGTATGTATAAAAAAATTAGACAAAGATCCATTGACTAAACAAAAATTTAAAGATATAGCAAGGATATATGAAGTATACAATACCTATTTTGAGACATCATTTAACGATGAATTAGATTACAATAGGTTGTATATAGATGCCATACAATACTCCGATGATTTGAAAAATAAAGTAATATGGATAATGGATTTTGATGGTTTTACAGCACTAGAGATGAAAATAATAGAAGCAATGGCGAATAAAGGTGTTGATGTAAAAGTTATATTGGATTTTGAAGAGGAAAACGAGATATTTTTAAATGTCCAAAATACATCTCAAAGAATAGTAGAACGACTTAGTGAACTAGGGATAGATACACAAATAATAGAGAACCCATATGTAGTTTTTCAAAATGAAGAATTGAATGCGTTAGAAAAATATTACTATTTACCTGAAAAAAGAGGTGCTATGGATGTAGAAACATCTAGAACAACGCTTTGGTATGGAAAATCGCCATATGAAGAAGTTGAAAAATTAGCAGCTAAGATTACTCAATACATCCAGTCGGGTCAATACAATTATAGAGATATAGGTATAGTTACAAATCAAATGGAGACGTATTTACCTATAATTAAAAGAACATTTAGTGAGTTCAATATACCATATTTCAATGATGAAAAGCGAAAAATAACTTCCAATCCAGCAATAAAACTTATTATGAGCTCACTAGATATATGTCTTAAAAATTTTAGATACGAAGATGTATTTAGATATTTGAAAACAGATTTATTAGATTTAGACTTAGAATTGATGTATGTTTTTGAAAATTATGCCTTGCAATACGGGATTAGAGGTAATAGGTGGTTAAAGCCATTTGAGTATGAATTTAACTATTTAGAGAGTATAGAATCACTTAGAGAAGAAATTATAATGCCACTTAAAGAGTTAAACGAGTCTATTAGACAGAGCAAAAGAGTTAGAGATCAAATAGATTCTATAAAACTATTTTTAAATACCATTGATTTTGAAAAGTGTTTGGAAAATAAAATAGAGGTTTTATATGAAAACAATTGGAATGATTATGCTCAAGAATACGAGCAAATTAGAGAAATAATAGAGACGGTATTTGATCAATTAGAATTATTACTAGGTGAGGCAACTATGAGTTTGAAAGAGCTGAGAAGCCTTTTAGAGAGTGGATTTGCAGAGTATGAGATAGGCTTGATTCCAACGACAATAGATGAAGTTATAGTAGGATCTATAGATAGAATAAAACATAGACAGTCAAAGATAACATTTCTAGTAGGTACAAATGATGGAGCTATACCAAAAAACTTTCAAGATAGCGGTATATTATTAGACGATGAAAAAATGATACTAAAAGAGGCAGGAGTTCCGATTTATTCTGACATAGCAACATTAATGCGTGAAGATAGAATGAGTTTTTATAAAGTATTGGCAACTACTTCAGATTATCTAGAAATCAGTTATACGCTTTCAAACATTGATGGAAAAGCGATGAGAGAATCAATACTGATACCTAGATTGAAGGAACTGCTTGTAAAGATACCGGAACATACTGAAATACAGAAAACTGAAAGAGATGAGTATCTTTTAGAAAAAATTGCATATAAAAATCTTATAAAGCACTTGAGATTGTCAGTCGATGGAATAGAGCTTGAATCTAAATGGGCAAATATATATCAAAAATTACAGGAGTCATCTAAATTTGAAAATAGACCAGAGCAAATATTTGATGCACTATATTATGACAACAGACAAGAAGCTATAAACCCATATCAGGTCAAAAAATTATATCCTAGTCCCATACAGACGAGCATATCTAGAATAGAAAAATTTATAGCCTGTCCATTTTCTCATTTTGTAAGGTATGGGTTGAGGCCAAAAGAGAGAAAAGAATATGAACTAAAAGCACCAGAAATAGGAGAATTTTTTCACCAATCCATAGAAAATTTTTCTAAGCAAATTCATATCAAAAAGAAGAAGTGGAAAGATTTATCTAATGATGAAATAGAAAAAACTGTTGAAGAGGTAATAGACGAATTAGCACCTAGATTTTCCAATGAATTACTATCTAGTAGCGAAAAAAACAAATATGCATTGAAAAGACTTGAAAGGATTTGTAAAAGAGCTACTCATACACTAGTTGAGCATGTAAAAATGGGTGATTTTGAACCGGCTTTATTTGAAGCTATATTTGAAAATATATTGATAGAACTTCCAACAGGGGAAATAATAGAACTTAAAGGTAGGATTGACAGAGTAGATGTAGGTCAAGATGGAGAGCAAAAATATGTAAAGGTGATAGATTATAAATCAGGACATAAAAAATTCTCACTTTCAGATGTGTACAATGGATTAGAGCTTCAATTGGTTGTATATCTAGATCAAGCTATGGAGATGCTCAAAAAAAGAGGGGAATTTTTGCCTGGAGGATGCCTGTATTTTAAAATTGATGATCCGATGGTAGAGAATATTGCAGATGATGGAGAGATAATAGAGAAAAACATAATGAAAGCACTTAAAATGTCAGGAATAGTGCTAAAAGATTTGAGATTAGTTCAAAGCATGGATCACACCCTTGAAGAAGGTTCGAAGTCGGATATAATTCCAGTTGAGATTACTAAAAAAGAAGATTTTAGCAAGAGATCATCTGCTTTAGAGTTAGATGAATTTGAAGGACTTATAAAGTATACAAAGCAGAAATTAATAGAATCCGCTGAAAAAATAGTATGTGGAAACATGGAAATAGAACCGTACAAAGATGGAGATAATACACCGTGTCAATATTGCGACTACAAGAGCATATGTCAATTTGACACTAAATTTAAAAATGCATATAGAAAAGTACCAAAACTAACAGATGAAGAAATACTTAAAGTTATAAAGACTAGTAAAAATGAAGGAGAATGTTAA
- the pgmB gene encoding beta-phosphoglucomutase: MTIKACIFDLDGVIVDTAKYHFLAWKELANSLDIPFDENDNEKLKGVSRMASLDIILDIGDLHLSSEEKEELASKKNSRYCSFLSDMTESEILPGAKEFLLNLKASGIKIALGSASKNAPTILNHLGITDLFDVIVDGNHVTKAKPDPEVFKLGADQLGIDYSDCVVFEDSIAGLEAAKRLDMHTIGIGKKNQLPLADYVFEDLSSLNYKKLCQLF; the protein is encoded by the coding sequence ATGACCATAAAAGCCTGTATTTTTGATTTAGATGGAGTTATAGTGGATACTGCCAAGTACCATTTTCTAGCTTGGAAAGAACTTGCAAATTCACTAGATATCCCATTTGATGAGAATGACAACGAGAAATTAAAGGGAGTAAGCAGAATGGCTTCTCTTGATATTATTTTGGATATTGGAGATTTGCATTTAAGTTCTGAAGAAAAGGAAGAATTAGCATCAAAGAAAAATTCTCGTTATTGCTCTTTTTTAAGTGATATGACTGAAAGTGAAATTCTCCCAGGTGCAAAGGAATTCTTGCTTAATTTAAAGGCATCTGGAATAAAAATAGCACTTGGCTCTGCTAGCAAAAATGCTCCTACTATATTGAATCATCTAGGTATAACTGATCTATTTGATGTAATTGTAGACGGCAATCACGTAACTAAAGCAAAACCTGATCCTGAAGTTTTCAAATTAGGAGCTGACCAGCTAGGTATTGATTATAGTGACTGCGTAGTATTTGAAGATTCTATAGCTGGTTTAGAAGCTGCTAAGAGACTTGATATGCATACTATCGGAATAGGTAAAAAAAATCAGCTTCCTCTAGCTGATTATGTATTTGAAGATTTATCCTCTCTTAATTATAAAAAACTTTGCCAGCTTTTTTAG
- a CDS encoding ATP-binding protein — MISRTKLSINVEDLDIPVLLFKLKNGKAKILEGNKKTSEFDIERVQNAINEYYDSYDNLKSESIRYESNRHYYDIKIHEMESCYAAIFLEKTDRRILEYRLKKTQKIAKLGDWSHDLINDVEFWSEEVYDILELDPRYNQASVDLFSKFIHPDDRERVDTINKNSFQNRGEYEIEFRIVTERGNEKWVFTHGTKEFNDEGIMVNIFGTMQDITEYKELENAFKKEREKAELASSSKSRFLANMSHEIRTPLNGIIGMTNVLRHEIDDVDLRIYLDNIKYSSDYLKHVIGEVLDFSKIESNKIVMENKNFDLEIMLSNIEQILTQKCKNKNLRFEINKDENLPKYFIGDYIRLQQVLLNLLGNAVKFTQVGSVTLNIRILEGHDSKIKLLFEVEDTGIGISKEKQKIIFDAYEQINSAEEYGGTGLGLPIAKNLLESMNSDLKLQSSLGRGSRFYFELELEKTEELLNESLDDLGNYDIDQGYELRVLVAEDDAINRMYVEKLLGDYLKHRVITSKDGQEAFEKYKKYGADVVLMDSRMPVKNGREAIRDIRDYESSQEIEHALIVAMSADASKETVDELNSCGADFFVTKPLNEGQIIKVLNKIKDQLKKTRKVKFMDPEKLVFEYIDLDGINQSRNLMGNSKMSVIINFAIEEYESVVKKIENCQFERNFDEDTLQNLHKIKGTIGYFSAVKIAKILPEIEEIFSNEYNRSEEHKIKDFILQFESFIDELKHYGDFLNK, encoded by the coding sequence GTGATAAGTCGTACAAAACTTTCAATAAATGTTGAGGATTTAGATATACCCGTCTTGTTATTTAAATTAAAGAATGGGAAAGCTAAGATATTAGAAGGAAATAAAAAAACTTCAGAATTTGATATAGAGCGTGTACAAAATGCCATAAATGAATATTATGATAGTTATGATAATTTGAAATCAGAATCAATAAGATATGAGAGCAATAGACATTATTATGACATAAAAATTCATGAAATGGAAAGTTGTTATGCCGCTATATTTTTGGAGAAAACCGATAGGAGAATTCTTGAGTACAGACTGAAAAAAACACAGAAAATAGCAAAGCTTGGCGATTGGTCTCATGATTTAATAAATGATGTGGAGTTTTGGTCTGAGGAAGTTTATGACATATTAGAACTAGATCCTAGATATAATCAAGCAAGTGTTGATTTGTTTTCAAAGTTTATACACCCAGATGATAGAGAACGAGTAGATACTATAAATAAAAATTCATTTCAAAATAGAGGAGAATACGAGATAGAGTTTAGAATAGTGACAGAAAGAGGAAACGAAAAATGGGTATTTACTCATGGAACTAAGGAATTTAATGATGAAGGTATCATGGTAAATATATTTGGAACTATGCAAGATATAACCGAGTACAAGGAATTAGAAAACGCATTTAAGAAGGAACGTGAAAAAGCAGAGTTAGCTAGTAGTTCTAAGAGTAGATTTTTAGCAAATATGAGTCATGAGATAAGAACTCCACTAAATGGCATAATAGGTATGACAAATGTACTAAGACATGAGATAGATGATGTTGATTTGAGAATATATTTGGACAATATAAAGTATTCGTCCGACTATTTGAAGCATGTTATTGGAGAAGTTTTAGATTTTTCTAAGATAGAATCAAATAAAATAGTTATGGAGAATAAAAATTTCGATTTAGAAATTATGTTGTCAAATATAGAACAAATATTGACTCAGAAGTGCAAAAATAAAAACTTAAGATTTGAAATTAACAAAGATGAAAATTTGCCAAAATATTTTATTGGAGATTATATTAGATTACAGCAAGTTTTACTTAATTTACTTGGTAATGCAGTTAAATTTACTCAAGTAGGTTCGGTTACATTAAATATTAGAATACTAGAAGGGCATGATTCTAAAATAAAGCTTTTGTTTGAAGTTGAGGATACAGGAATAGGTATATCTAAAGAAAAACAAAAAATTATATTTGATGCATATGAGCAAATTAATAGTGCTGAGGAATATGGTGGAACTGGATTAGGTCTTCCTATAGCTAAAAATCTATTGGAATCTATGAACAGTGATTTGAAACTTCAGAGCAGTTTAGGTAGAGGAAGCAGATTCTATTTTGAACTTGAACTAGAGAAAACAGAAGAATTATTGAACGAGTCGCTTGATGACTTAGGAAATTATGATATTGATCAAGGGTATGAATTACGAGTTTTAGTAGCAGAAGATGATGCTATTAACAGAATGTATGTTGAAAAGTTACTTGGAGACTACTTAAAGCATAGAGTTATAACGTCAAAAGATGGTCAAGAGGCATTTGAAAAATACAAGAAATATGGTGCTGATGTAGTTCTCATGGATAGTAGAATGCCTGTGAAAAATGGTAGAGAAGCGATAAGAGATATAAGGGATTATGAATCAAGCCAAGAAATAGAGCATGCTCTAATTGTGGCTATGTCAGCAGACGCAAGTAAAGAAACCGTAGATGAGTTAAATTCTTGCGGGGCAGATTTTTTTGTAACTAAACCATTGAATGAAGGGCAAATAATAAAGGTTCTAAACAAAATAAAAGATCAACTAAAGAAAACTAGAAAAGTTAAATTTATGGATCCCGAAAAACTTGTGTTTGAATATATTGACCTAGATGGAATAAATCAAAGTAGAAATTTGATGGGGAATTCCAAGATGTCGGTTATAATTAACTTTGCTATAGAAGAATATGAATCTGTAGTTAAAAAAATTGAGAATTGTCAATTTGAAAGAAATTTTGATGAAGATACATTGCAAAATTTACACAAAATAAAGGGAACAATAGGATATTTCAGCGCAGTTAAGATAGCAAAGATATTGCCTGAAATAGAAGAAATTTTTTCAAATGAGTACAATAGGTCAGAAGAGCATAAAATCAAAGATTTTATACTTCAATTCGAGTCGTTTATTGACGAATTAAAGCATTATGGCGATTTTTTGAATAAGTAG
- a CDS encoding D-glycerate dehydrogenase, producing the protein MKKVLVTREIPRAAIELLEKHFEVKLNPEDRPMTKEELYRDAKQCDAVLTQLTDKIDGEFFDECPNIKICANYAVGYDNFDVIAAKDRNVVLTNTPDVLSETTAELAWALLMSVSRRIVEADNYLRDGNWKQFKPTLLLGQDLYGKTLGILGAGRIGKAFVKKSLGYDMDVIYHNRSRDELFEKKYGARWVSKQELYEKSDVLSIHVPLTKETYHMVDKQAFKEMKPNTILINTSRGSVVDQEALINALENKLIWGAGLDVFEEEPMVPKKLLAMEQVVLTPHIGSASRETRTDMGILAARNIIEVLEGREPLTQVTK; encoded by the coding sequence ATGAAAAAAGTATTGGTAACTAGAGAGATACCCAGAGCGGCGATAGAATTGTTAGAAAAACACTTTGAGGTGAAATTGAATCCAGAAGATCGTCCAATGACGAAAGAAGAATTGTACAGAGATGCAAAACAATGTGATGCAGTATTGACTCAACTAACAGACAAAATTGATGGAGAATTTTTTGACGAGTGTCCTAATATAAAGATATGCGCAAATTATGCAGTAGGGTATGATAACTTTGATGTAATTGCTGCAAAAGACAGAAATGTAGTATTGACAAATACCCCTGATGTACTATCAGAGACCACAGCAGAATTGGCGTGGGCTTTACTTATGAGCGTTTCTAGAAGAATTGTCGAGGCAGATAATTATCTTAGAGATGGAAACTGGAAACAGTTTAAGCCGACATTGTTACTCGGTCAGGATTTATATGGCAAGACACTTGGAATATTAGGTGCTGGTAGAATAGGAAAGGCATTTGTAAAAAAGAGCTTGGGCTATGATATGGATGTTATTTACCATAATAGATCTAGAGATGAATTGTTTGAAAAAAAATATGGAGCTAGATGGGTTAGTAAACAAGAATTATATGAGAAAAGTGATGTATTGTCTATACATGTTCCATTAACTAAAGAAACATATCACATGGTAGATAAGCAAGCTTTTAAAGAAATGAAACCAAATACAATACTTATAAATACATCTAGAGGCAGTGTGGTAGATCAAGAAGCTTTAATAAATGCTCTAGAAAACAAATTAATATGGGGCGCTGGATTAGATGTTTTTGAGGAGGAACCAATGGTTCCAAAAAAATTATTAGCTATGGAGCAAGTCGTGCTGACTCCACATATTGGCAGTGCATCTAGAGAAACTAGAACAGATATGGGTATACTAGCAGCTAGAAATATAATAGAAGTATTAGAAGGTAGAGAACCATTAACTCAAGTGACAAAATAG
- the addA gene encoding helicase-exonuclease AddAB subunit AddA — protein MPQLTPDQKHAVVCRKSNILISAAAGSGKTRVLIERIASLIKDDKVPVDSLLVVTFTNAAAGEMRERLLAKLREELLQGDDSFIRKQILNIQKASISTIHAYCIELIRRHFHIVELDPNFKIADDTEMQLLKEELLEQLMENYYEKGDGYFYDLIEMYSGNKTDEGLRQLILELYHFAQSKPSPFDWLREIVSFYNLSRNDFDESEMMDTFKNNFKIDFQGLYELSKLALDKCMEYDLIEYMDCAKNEYAQIKDINEMIESAQIGSVFDAMNDIQFKRLSSIKKDRKELVGEYAEVYKSIRNDLKKNIKKIIEIYAIYDFDKEVGKMNELYPRLEYLIDLVEDFSRTFDEAKRDQGVLDFNDIEHYAIKILSNDDLAVKERKRYSFIFLDEYQDTNEVQESIISRIKREDNLFQVGDVKQSIYRFRLADPEIFIKKRKLYLDSGEENEVIQLNQNFRSRPSILMGINELFSAIMSDKLGDVQYDEKEYLNPGAKFEDLENENIKIELIYGEKDIDDEILKEYNKIEKEAIYIAKRIKELIGTPTYDAKNGEFRKIEYRDIVILMRAVRRSSNIFNEIFMKEDIPIYVDDAEGYLDSVEVSLIINLLKLIDNRNQDIALISVLRSPICAFKTEELIQIRIEDQEVSYYEATLRYIENHEDEIADRLRSFYEKLTSWEKLSKLIKLGDLMWEILTETNFYYYVAAMPGGEQRQANIRLLIDRANAYEKVSFGGLFDFIRYTKKLRNQSQDLSAAKLIGENENVVRMMSIHKSKGLEFPIVICACMGKQFNQQDLRKKVILHKELGLGTQYIDPKLRSYNSMFLQEVVKQQIKIENLSEEMRILYVAMTRAVDQLIMTGYVNDMNKKIENWSNAPSIYRLKQDKSYIDWIMRFALTTESVQDLQKQGFDAKYNTSKAHYSIKLIAEIELLKDKKEMIAENIENLKTMLDSQAEKTEMDDSIEETLNWSYPAFYLSNLKRKYSVSELNAYKKEPWLRDETKYDKKILDVESKNWQKRGVLLHLILQNIIDYSFEDSTKLRAYINNYDGANEFLSEKDYSYIEKYLKSDLFARIKKSDKVYREQPFVLKKSATILESEYESGEILIQGIIDLLFEENGEIVLVDYKSGGSSYSDEALVKAKYEKQINLYKEAVESILNKSVKEKYLYLIESGKILKM, from the coding sequence ATGCCACAACTAACACCAGATCAAAAACATGCTGTTGTATGTAGAAAATCAAATATACTAATATCTGCAGCAGCAGGTAGCGGAAAAACTAGAGTATTGATAGAGAGAATAGCATCTTTGATAAAAGACGATAAAGTGCCAGTAGATAGTCTGTTAGTAGTGACATTTACCAATGCAGCTGCAGGAGAAATGAGAGAACGACTTTTAGCAAAACTTAGAGAAGAATTGCTTCAAGGAGACGATTCCTTCATAAGAAAGCAAATACTGAATATACAAAAAGCATCAATATCTACAATACATGCGTATTGTATAGAGTTAATTCGAAGACATTTTCATATTGTAGAATTAGATCCAAATTTCAAAATAGCAGACGATACAGAGATGCAATTGCTCAAAGAAGAGCTACTAGAACAGCTAATGGAAAATTATTATGAAAAAGGTGACGGATATTTTTATGATCTTATAGAAATGTATTCAGGAAATAAAACAGATGAGGGTTTAAGACAATTGATATTAGAACTATATCATTTTGCACAGAGTAAGCCATCACCATTTGATTGGCTCAGGGAAATAGTTTCATTTTATAATTTGTCTAGAAATGATTTTGATGAAAGTGAAATGATGGATACATTTAAAAATAACTTTAAGATTGATTTTCAAGGGCTATATGAATTATCGAAACTAGCACTTGATAAGTGTATGGAATATGATTTAATTGAATATATGGATTGTGCTAAAAATGAATATGCTCAAATAAAAGATATAAATGAAATGATTGAATCAGCCCAAATAGGAAGTGTATTTGATGCTATGAATGATATTCAATTCAAGAGATTATCTAGTATCAAGAAAGATAGAAAAGAATTAGTTGGTGAATATGCAGAGGTTTACAAGAGTATCAGAAATGATTTGAAGAAAAATATAAAAAAAATAATAGAAATTTATGCGATATATGATTTTGACAAGGAAGTTGGAAAGATGAATGAACTCTATCCACGACTTGAGTATTTGATAGATTTAGTTGAAGACTTTTCAAGAACATTTGATGAAGCGAAGCGAGATCAAGGAGTGCTAGATTTCAATGACATAGAGCACTATGCAATCAAGATATTATCAAACGATGATTTGGCTGTGAAGGAAAGAAAGAGATATAGCTTCATATTTTTAGATGAATATCAAGACACAAATGAGGTGCAAGAAAGCATTATTTCTAGAATAAAAAGAGAAGATAATTTATTTCAAGTAGGCGATGTAAAACAGAGTATATATAGATTTAGACTGGCTGATCCAGAGATATTTATAAAGAAGAGAAAACTTTATTTGGATTCGGGAGAAGAGAATGAAGTCATACAACTTAATCAAAACTTTAGAAGCCGTCCTAGTATATTGATGGGAATAAACGAACTATTTAGTGCAATAATGAGTGATAAACTAGGCGATGTGCAATATGATGAAAAAGAGTATCTAAATCCAGGAGCAAAATTTGAAGATTTAGAGAATGAAAACATAAAAATAGAATTAATTTATGGTGAAAAAGATATTGATGATGAGATACTAAAGGAGTACAACAAAATAGAAAAAGAAGCTATTTATATAGCAAAGAGAATTAAAGAATTAATTGGAACACCGACATATGATGCTAAAAATGGAGAATTTAGAAAAATAGAATACAGAGATATAGTGATACTTATGAGAGCTGTAAGGCGTTCGTCAAATATATTCAATGAAATATTTATGAAAGAAGATATACCAATATATGTAGACGATGCGGAAGGTTATCTTGATTCAGTCGAAGTTAGTTTGATTATAAATTTGCTTAAGCTGATAGACAATAGAAATCAAGACATAGCACTTATAAGTGTTTTGAGATCTCCAATATGTGCATTCAAGACTGAAGAGTTGATTCAAATAAGAATTGAAGATCAAGAGGTTTCATATTATGAAGCTACGCTCAGATATATAGAAAACCATGAAGACGAGATAGCGGATAGACTGAGAAGTTTTTATGAAAAACTCACATCGTGGGAAAAACTTTCGAAGCTTATAAAACTAGGAGATTTGATGTGGGAGATATTAACTGAAACCAATTTTTATTATTATGTTGCAGCTATGCCAGGAGGAGAACAGAGACAGGCTAATATTAGACTTTTGATAGATAGAGCAAATGCATATGAAAAAGTTAGCTTTGGTGGTTTATTTGATTTTATTAGATATACGAAAAAATTGAGAAATCAAAGTCAAGATTTGTCAGCGGCTAAGCTAATAGGTGAAAATGAAAATGTAGTTAGAATGATGAGTATACACAAAAGTAAAGGTCTTGAATTTCCAATAGTTATATGTGCGTGTATGGGAAAACAATTTAATCAGCAAGACCTCAGAAAAAAGGTCATACTTCATAAAGAATTGGGCTTGGGAACACAATATATAGATCCAAAACTTAGAAGTTACAATTCTATGTTTCTACAAGAAGTAGTAAAGCAACAGATAAAAATAGAGAATTTATCTGAAGAGATGAGGATTCTATATGTTGCAATGACAAGAGCTGTTGATCAATTAATAATGACAGGCTATGTAAATGATATGAACAAAAAAATAGAGAATTGGAGTAATGCACCTTCTATATATAGGTTAAAGCAAGATAAAAGCTATATAGACTGGATAATGAGATTTGCATTAACGACAGAATCAGTTCAAGATTTACAAAAGCAGGGTTTTGATGCGAAATACAATACAAGCAAAGCTCACTATAGTATAAAACTCATAGCTGAGATAGAACTTCTAAAAGACAAAAAAGAAATGATAGCAGAAAATATAGAGAATTTGAAGACAATGCTAGATAGTCAAGCTGAAAAAACTGAAATGGACGATTCAATAGAGGAGACATTGAACTGGTCATATCCAGCATTTTACCTTAGCAATTTAAAAAGAAAATACAGTGTTTCTGAGCTAAATGCTTATAAAAAAGAGCCCTGGCTTCGAGATGAAACTAAGTATGACAAAAAGATTCTAGATGTCGAGTCAAAAAATTGGCAAAAGAGGGGAGTATTGCTACATTTGATACTTCAAAATATAATTGATTATTCATTTGAAGATAGCACAAAACTGAGAGCTTATATAAATAATTACGATGGAGCCAATGAGTTTTTGAGTGAAAAAGATTATAGCTATATAGAGAAGTATTTGAAGTCAGATTTGTTTGCAAGAATAAAAAAATCGGATAAAGTCTATAGAGAACAGCCATTTGTACTGAAAAAATCTGCTACAATTCTTGAATCTGAATACGAAAGTGGAGAAATCTTGATTCAGGGTATAATAGATTTACTATTTGAAGAAAACGGAGAGATAGTATTAGTCGATTATAAATCAGGAGGTAGTAGTTACAGCGATGAAGCGCTTGTAAAAGCGAAATATGAGAAACAAATTAATCTTTATAAAGAAGCTGTAGAGAGTATATTGAACAAATCTGTGAAGGAAAAATACCTATATCTCATAGAAAGCGGAAAAATTTTGAAAATGTAG